A stretch of Coccidioides posadasii str. Silveira chromosome 2, complete sequence DNA encodes these proteins:
- a CDS encoding uncharacterized protein (EggNog:ENOG410PHRP~COG:Q~TransMembrane:1 (o204-222i)), which yields MGDLQQSSGSIVSKAYVVESEGAPFVLKDVVLDQVQPDEVLVELKYTGICHTDIVVQNGGMPIGSYPAVLGHEGVGIVRQVGSQAQDKSLKEGDTVLLGFRTCRKCPSCLEGRCGACPRMTEYNFVSARLGEGAKPIYSLTDGTPVHGQFFGQSSLSKMAIVAEQSVVKCDVDADSLQYLPPLGCGYLTGAGTIFNVLQPKPTSTVAILGMGAVGLAALLAAKAMGVRQIIAVDIVDSKLDLAVSLGATHTINTKQVPDLCTGIRNLLPDGVDQIVDTTGVSPLLQASMKALGHEGVLALVGVPRPGDSIQVDALDLLVSCKRVVGVIEGFADPKELIPRLVKLYREGNFAIDRISTVYAAERLDEAMEDLKAGRVIKPVLSWDGI from the exons ATGGGTGACCTTCAGCAATCATCGGGGAGCATTGTCTCCAAGGCATATGTCGTCGAGTCCGAGGGAGCGCCGTTTGTCCTAAAAGATGTTGTCCTGGACCAGGTGCAACCCGACGAGGTTCTCGTGGAATTAAAGTACACAGGGATCTGTCATACT GACATTGTCGTCCAAAATGGCGGAATGCCCATTGGGAGCTACCCAGCCGTCCTTGGACACGAGGGCGTAGGCATCGTGCGACAGGTTGGATCTCAGGCTCAGGACAAGTCGCTGAAGGAAGGAGATACAGTTCTACTAGGTTTCCGTACCTGTCGAAAATGCCCATCGTGCCTGGAGGGTCGATGCGGTGCGTGTCCCCGTATGACAGAATACAACTTTGTGAGTGCCCGTCTCGGAGAGGGCGCGAAACCCATCTATTCCTTGACCGATGGCACTCCGGTCCATGGCCAGTTTTTCGGTCAATCATCTCTGAGCAAGATGGCCATCGTTGCAGAACAGTCTGTGGTGAAATGCGACGTCGATGCCGACTCCCTTCAGTATCTACCTCCGCTTGGCTGCGGGTACCTCACCGGTGCGGGAACCATCTTCAACGTGCTCCAGCCCAAACCAACCTCAACCGTGGCCATCCTGGGGATGGGTGCTGTTGGCCTGGCAGCATTGCTCGCCGCGAAGGCAATGGGTGTTCGCCAGATCATCGCAGTGGATATCGTGGACTCGAAGCTGGACCTGGCTGTCTCCTTGGGGGCAACCCACACGATCAACACGAAGCAGGTTCCTGATCTCTGCACCGGCATCCGAAACCTGCTGCCCGATGGTGTGGACCAGATCGTGGACACGACCGGCGTTTCGCCCCTGCTGCAGGCATCGATGAAGGCCCTCGGCCATGAAGGTGTGCTCGCCTTGGTCGGAGTTCCCCGACCTGGAGACTCAATCCAGGTCGATGCCCTAGACTTGCTTGTTTCCTGCAAACGGGTCGTTGGTGTGATTGAAGGTTTTGCGGACCCCAAAGAG CTGATCCCCCGACTCGTCAAACTATACCGTGAAGGAAATTTCGCCATCGATCGCATCTCAACGGTCTACGCGGCTGAACGCCTGGATGAAGCGATGGAGGACCTTAAAGCTGGAAGG GTGATCAAGCCGGTGTTGTCATGGGATGGCATTTGA
- a CDS encoding uncharacterized protein (EggNog:ENOG410PJ3B~COG:C~BUSCO:4604at33183) translates to MTNNRLTGPEVARHNSADSCWVIVHGKAYDVTDFLPEHPGGQKIILKYAGKDATEEFEPIHPPDTLDKYLHPSKHLGPVDMNTVMQEDKGVDPEEEARQERIRRMPLLEQCYNLMDFEAVARRVMKRTAWGYYSSGADDEITMRENHSAFHKIWFRPRILVDVENVDISSTMLGAPVSVPFYVTATALGKLGHPEGEICLTKAAATHDVIQMIPTLASCSFDEIVDAAMDKQTQWLQLYVNKDREVTRKIVQHAEKRGCKGLFITVDAPQLGRREKDMRSKFSDPGTDVQRTDSNVDRSQGAARAISSFIDPSLSWKDIPWFQSITKMPIALKGVQRVDDALRAVELGVPAIVLSNHGGRQLEFAPSAVELLAEVMPALRARGWENRIEVYIDGGIRRATDIIKALCLGAKGVGIGRPFLYAMSTYGVPGVERAMQLLKDEMVMNMRLLGCTSVDQLTPDLLDIRGLGHHSVPNPVDRLAESVYDPLVTPSDRPPASVGAYHPFVSPALEAGRVDYIIIFRRLAGQLHSQRCDEAELRT, encoded by the exons ATGACCAACAATCGCCTCACCGGGCCTGAAGTCGCCAGGCACAACTCTGCAGATTCGTGCTGGGTTATCGTCCACGGCAAGGCCTACGACGTCACAGATTTCCTCCCCG AACACCCCGGTGGCCAGAAGATCATCCTCAAATATGCCGGAAAAGACGCAACCGAAGAGTTCGAACCCATCCACCCTCCAGACACCCTCGACAAGTACCTCCATCCCTCAAAGCATCTCGGGCCCGTCGATATGAATACCGTCATGCAGGAAGACAAGGGCGTCGACCCGGAAGAGGAGGCACGTCAAGAACGAATAAGGCGGATGCCCTTGCTCGAGCAATGCTATAACCTGATGGATTTTGAAGCCGTCGCACGCAGGGTCATGAAGAGAACCGCCTGGGGCTACTACTCGAGTGGTGCCGATGACGAAATC ACCATGCGCGAGAATCATTCTGCTTTTCACAAGATCTGGTTCCGTCCTCGAATACTAGTCGACGTTGAGAATGTTGACATCTCCTCGACCATGCTGGGCGCCCCTGTTTCCGTCCCGTTCTATGTTACCGCCACTGCCCTCGGCAAACTTGGCCATCCCGAAGGTGAAATCTGCCTCACCAAAGCTGCCGCAACCCACGACGTCATCCAGATGATCCCAACCCTGGCATCCTGCTCCTTCGACGAGATTGTCGATGCCGCGATGGACAAGCAGACCCAATGGCTGCAGTTATACGTAAACAAGGATCGTGAAGTGACACGGAAGATTGTGCAGCACGCTGAGAAGCGAGGTTGCAAGGGCCTGTTTATCACCGTCGATGCCCCGCAGCTGGGTCGACGGGAGAAAGATATGCGGTCCAAGTTCTCGGACCCTGGAACAGATGTCCAACGGACCGACAGCAATGTAGACCGGTCCCAGGGTGCTGCGAGGGCCATCTCCTCTTTCATCGACCCTTCCCTTTCCTGGAAGGATATCCCGTGGTTTCAATCCATTACCAAGATGCCTATTGCGTTGAAAGGAGTGCAGCGCGTTGATGACGCCCTCCGTGCCGTCGAACTTGGTGTCCCTGCCATCGTTTTGTCAAATCACGGCGGTCGACAGCTCGAATTTGCGCCGTCTGCGGTTGAGCTCCTGGCCGAGGTTATGCCGGCCCTACGAGCCCGCGGATGGGAGAATCGCATAGAGGTCTACATAGACGGTGGTATCCGACGGGCCACAGATATCATCAAAGCCCTGTGTCTCGGCGCAAAGGGAGTTGGGATCGGTCGGCCATTCCTCTATGCCATGAGCACATACGGAGTGCCCGGCGTTGAGCGCGCGATGCAGCTGCTCAAGGACGAGATGGTGATGAACATGAGATTGCTGGGTTGCACGAGCGTCGACCAACTGACTCCCGACCTACTCGATATTCGAGGTTTGGGACATCATTCCGTGCCAAACCCCGTGGATAGGCTTGCGGAGTCGGTCTATGACCCGCTGGTTACGCCGTCAGATAGGCCTCCTGCGTCAGTTGGTG CTTACCATCCTTTCGTTTCGCCTGCGCTTGAGGCTGGTCGTGTTGATTATATAATCATATTTCGTCGACTGGCTGGCCAGCTTCACTCCCAGCGATGTGATGAGGCAGAACTCCGGACGTGA
- the CWC26 gene encoding Pre-mRNA-splicing factor cwc26 (BUSCO:482337at4751~EggNog:ENOG410PPQU~COG:A~BUSCO:13727at33183) — MSLADYLAKNYLTADSLHGSDRPKKKRKRNKHAEETDGLIIADDDPPDLRSASTTQQKSRRGFGYDDDDDDMGLEATIAGSSKEFKKSKSKWKTVAGPTAPTNAEQLAADAILASAAAERTARAEEEEDEKPMVVDNDDREDEVLRMESGARAGLQTAAQTAAMVAAQERKHAKDAASMRKRQAKGEEAETIYRDASGRIINVAMKRAEVRKAAEEAAAKEAAEKEALTGDVQRKQKEERRKLMEDAKYMPLARTAEDEELNAELKARERWNDPAAQFLTKPSATSAGAKKMYKGAAPPNRYGIRPGHRWDGVDRSNGFEKQWFDARNRRERNEGLAYAWQMDE; from the coding sequence ATGTCTCTTGCCGACTACCTAGCCAAAAACTACCTCACGGCAGATTCTTTACATGGCTCTGACCGTCCCAAAAAGAAGCGCAAAAGGAACAAACACGCTGAAGAGACGGACGGGCTTATAATAGCAGACGATGACCCTCCAGACCTCCGGTCGGCTTCTACCACTCAGCAGAAGTCCCGCCGAGGATTTGGAtacgacgacgatgacgatgacatGGGACTGGAAGCTACAATAGCGGGTTCGTCTAAAGAATTCAAAAAATCCAAATCGAAATGGAAAACCGTCGCTGGACCCACCGCGCCCACCAACGCAGAACAACTCGCCGCTGACGCAATCCTAGCTTCTGCGGCTGCCGAACGGACGGCACGGgcggaggaagaagaagacgagaaGCCGATGGTTGTGGATAATGATGATCGTGAAGATGAAGTGCTTAGGATGGAATCTGGGGCGCGTGCTGGCCTACAGACCGCCGCTCAGACTGCAGCCATGGTCGCTGCGCAGGAACGAAAACATGCCAAGGATGCTGCCTCGATGCGGAAAAGGCAAGCCAAGGGGGAGGAAGCAGAGACTATATATCGTGACGCGTCGGGTCGTATTATCAATGTTGCTATGAAGCGCGCGGAAGTACGAAAAGCTGCGGAAGAAGCGGCGGCCAAAGAGGCGGCGGAGAAAGAAGCTTTGACGGGTGACGTGCAgagaaaacaaaaagaagagcGGAGGAAATTGATGGAGGACGCCAAGTATATGCCGCTGGCACGTACGGCGGAAGACGAGGAATTAAACGCGGAGCTCAAGGCGAGAGAGCGTTGGAATGATCCTGCTGCCCAGTTTTTGACCAAGCCATCTGCGACGAGTGCTGGTGCGAAAAAAATGTACAAAGGTGCTGCGCCGCCTAACAGGTATGGGATTCGTCCTGGGCATAGATGGGACGGGGTGGACCGGAGTAACGGCTTTGAAAAGCAGTGGTTTGATGCTAGGAATCGGAGGGAGAGGAATGAAGGCCTGGCATATGCATGGCAAATGGATGAGTGA
- the DSK1_1 gene encoding serine/threonine protein kinase, CMGC group, variant 2 (EggNog:ENOG410PFP2~COG:T), which translates to MVFEVLGENLLGLIKRWNHRGIPMPLVKQITKQVLLGLDYLHRECGIIHTDLKPENVLIEIGDVEHIVKTYVKEEEAQKEKDDHRNGRRRRRTLITGSQPLPSPLNTSFSAADPFKAHTPTLSSHSSLNQVLHEPTGKASLTPPPPPPPPPPPPPTKKQQTKKKKKKKKKIQFRHEYKLTVSFFFLFDTATPSGVSMKDRLGIKDAEKIADEKQKQREKTTDILEREVSGITLETGSTPEVDDPQVDLISVKIADLGNACWVGHHFTNDIQTRQYRSPEVILGAKWGASTDVWSMAAMVFELITGDYLFDPQSGTKYGKDDDHIAQIIELLGSFPKSMCLSGKWSQEIFNRKGELRHIHRLRHWALPDVLREKYHFPAEESKAISDFLLPMLELVPDRRANAGGMANHPYLKSTKGMDHIQLNVPVGSRGEGIAGWASEVKKRTVIGVLF; encoded by the exons ATGGTCTTTGAGGTCCTCGGTGAGAATCTGCTTGGTCTGATCAAGCGCTGGAACCATCGCGGCATCCCAATGCCTCTGGTCAAGCAGATCACAAAGCAGGTCTTGCTGGGTCTGGACTATCTGCACCGTGAATGTGGCATCATCCACACTGATCTGAAGCCTGAAAACGTCTTGATCGAGATCGGCGATGTCGAGCATATCGTCAAAACTTATGTCAAGGAAGAGGAGGCGCAGAAGGAGAAAGATGATCACCGCAACGGCCGCAGGAGGAGACGGACCCTCATCACAGGCAGTCAGCCCCTTCCCAGTCCCCTCAACACCAGCTTCAGCGCCGCCGACCCGTTTAAAGCGCATACCCCAACCCTCAGCTCCCATAGCAGCCTAAATCAAGTATTACACGAGCCTACAGGTAAAGCTTCTCttacccccccccccccccccccccccccccccccccccccccccaccaAAAaacaacaaacaaaaaaaaaaaaaaaaaaaaaaaaaaaaatccaaTTTAGGCACGAATATAAGCTTACggtctcttttttcttcctcttcgatACAGCCACTCCCTCAGGCGTTTCTATGAAAGATCGACTTGGCATCAAGGACGCGGAAAAGATCGCTGATGAGAAACAGAagcaaagagagaagacaac TGACATCCTGGAGCGTGAAGTCTCAGGAATTACCCTAGAGACGGGCTCCACGCCGGAAGTAGATGACCCACAAGTCGACTTGATCTCCGTTAAGATCGCGGATTTGGGAAATGCTTGCTGGGTCGGACACCATTTCACGAATGACATTCAAACGCGGCAGTACCGGTCACCAGAAGTCATTCTCGGTGCGAAATGGGGTGCTAGCACAGACGTATGGAGCATGGCGGCAATG GTCTTCGAACTTATCACGGGAGATTACCTCTTTGACCCTCAATCGGGTACAAAGTACGGAAAAGACGATGACCACATCGCCCAGATCATCGAACTCCTCGGTTCATTCCCCAAATCCATGTGTTTATCCGGCAAGTGGAGTCAAGAGATTTTCAATCGAAAAGGTGAACTTCGCCACATCCATCGGCTCCGTCATTGGGCTCTGCCCGACGTCCTTCGAGAAAAGTACCACTTCCCAGCTGAAGAGAGCAAAGCCATCTCCGATTTTCTCTTGCCAATGCTAGAGTTGGTACCCGATAGAAGGGCAAATGCCGGCGGTATGGCGAATCACCCGTATCTCAAGAGCACAAAGGGGATGGACCACATTCAATTGAACGTTCCTGTTGGAAGTAGGGGTGAGGGTATCGCCGGTTGGGCATCAGAAGTTAAGAAGAG AACTGTCATAGGGGTACTCTTCTGA
- the DSK1_1 gene encoding serine/threonine protein kinase, CMGC group (EggNog:ENOG410PFP2~COG:T), translated as MVFEVLGENLLGLIKRWNHRGIPMPLVKQITKQVLLGLDYLHRECGIIHTDLKPENVLIEIGDVEHIVKTYVKEEEAQKEKDDHRNGRRRRRTLITGSQPLPSPLNTSFSAADPFKAHTPTLSSHSSLNQVLHEPTGKASLTPPPPPPPPPPPPPTKKQQTKKKKKKKKKIQFRHEYKLTVSFFFLFDTATPSGVSMKDRLGIKDAEKIADEKQKQREKTTDILEREVSGITLETGSTPEVDDPQVDLISVKIADLGNACWVGHHFTNDIQTRQYRSPEVILGAKWGASTDVWSMAAMVFELITGDYLFDPQSGTKYGKDDDHIAQIIELLGSFPKSMCLSGKWSQEIFNRKGELRHIHRLRHWALPDVLREKYHFPAEESKAISDFLLPMLELVPDRRANAGGMANHPYLKSTKGMDHIQLNVPVGSRGEGIAGWASEVKKR; from the exons ATGGTCTTTGAGGTCCTCGGTGAGAATCTGCTTGGTCTGATCAAGCGCTGGAACCATCGCGGCATCCCAATGCCTCTGGTCAAGCAGATCACAAAGCAGGTCTTGCTGGGTCTGGACTATCTGCACCGTGAATGTGGCATCATCCACACTGATCTGAAGCCTGAAAACGTCTTGATCGAGATCGGCGATGTCGAGCATATCGTCAAAACTTATGTCAAGGAAGAGGAGGCGCAGAAGGAGAAAGATGATCACCGCAACGGCCGCAGGAGGAGACGGACCCTCATCACAGGCAGTCAGCCCCTTCCCAGTCCCCTCAACACCAGCTTCAGCGCCGCCGACCCGTTTAAAGCGCATACCCCAACCCTCAGCTCCCATAGCAGCCTAAATCAAGTATTACACGAGCCTACAGGTAAAGCTTCTCttacccccccccccccccccccccccccccccccccccccccccaccaAAAaacaacaaacaaaaaaaaaaaaaaaaaaaaaaaaaaaaatccaaTTTAGGCACGAATATAAGCTTACggtctcttttttcttcctcttcgatACAGCCACTCCCTCAGGCGTTTCTATGAAAGATCGACTTGGCATCAAGGACGCGGAAAAGATCGCTGATGAGAAACAGAagcaaagagagaagacaac TGACATCCTGGAGCGTGAAGTCTCAGGAATTACCCTAGAGACGGGCTCCACGCCGGAAGTAGATGACCCACAAGTCGACTTGATCTCCGTTAAGATCGCGGATTTGGGAAATGCTTGCTGGGTCGGACACCATTTCACGAATGACATTCAAACGCGGCAGTACCGGTCACCAGAAGTCATTCTCGGTGCGAAATGGGGTGCTAGCACAGACGTATGGAGCATGGCGGCAATG GTCTTCGAACTTATCACGGGAGATTACCTCTTTGACCCTCAATCGGGTACAAAGTACGGAAAAGACGATGACCACATCGCCCAGATCATCGAACTCCTCGGTTCATTCCCCAAATCCATGTGTTTATCCGGCAAGTGGAGTCAAGAGATTTTCAATCGAAAAGGTGAACTTCGCCACATCCATCGGCTCCGTCATTGGGCTCTGCCCGACGTCCTTCGAGAAAAGTACCACTTCCCAGCTGAAGAGAGCAAAGCCATCTCCGATTTTCTCTTGCCAATGCTAGAGTTGGTACCCGATAGAAGGGCAAATGCCGGCGGTATGGCGAATCACCCGTATCTCAAGAGCACAAAGGGGATGGACCACATTCAATTGAACGTTCCTGTTGGAAGTAGGGGTGAGGGTATCGCCGGTTGGGCATCAGAAGTTAAGAAGAGGTAG
- a CDS encoding uncharacterized protein (EggNog:ENOG410PJ64~COG:S~BUSCO:8413at33183): MGPFDPPSLATQFLASPLLFILRPVYGILSSVRPDPYTRSPSQQPVRVVCISDTHTLQLSSVPDGDLLIHSGDLTNAGSLDEIQKAVDWLRTLPHTHKVVIAGNHDSWFDPDARSLVPPCPDREAVDWGDIHYLENTSVVLSFGSRTFKVHGVPQIPQLDPAVPSVHAFQYSPWSRSDPWPSPIPLDTDILISHSPPRHHGDVFPHSVGCRFLLEAAWRVRPALYVFGHAHAGRRVERVYYDDSQRALEAMAERRCESGLLWDRGFRSCVWWFFHGGLWRDMVSVFWAWKDALVVLWSAGRSILWTRIWCGQRSLGREGWMVNAACMDGRGSGLLTGPATVIDL; the protein is encoded by the coding sequence ATGGGCCCCTTCGACCCGCCCTCCCTGGCTACTCAGTTCCTCGCCTCCCCGCTGCTCTTCATCCTCCGCCCCGTCTACGGCATCCTGTCCTCAGTCCGCCCCGACCCCTATACCCGCTCCCCTTCCCAGCAGCCCGTCCGCGTTGTGTGCATCTCCGACACCCACACCCTCCAGCTGTCCAGCGTCCCCGATGGCGACCTGCTCATCCACTCCGGTGACCTCACCAACGCCGGATCGCTTGACGAGATCCAGAAGGCCGTTGACTGGCTCAGGACCCTGCCCCATACACACAAGGTTGTCATCGCCGGGAACCACGACAGCTGGTTTGATCCGGACGCCAGGTCGCTCGTCCCGCCCTGCCCCGACCGCGAGGCCGTGGACTGGGGGGACATCCACTACCTCGAGAACACCTCTGTCGTCCTGTCCTTTGGCTCGCGCACCTTCAAGGTCCACGGTGTGCCCCAGATCCCCCAGCTGGACCCGGCCGTCCCGTCCGTCCACGCCTTTCAGTATTCGCCGTGGTCCAGGTCCGACCCGTGGCCTAGCCCTATCCCGCTCGATACCGACATCTTGATCTCCCACAGCCCTCCCCGCCACCATGGCGACGTATTCCCCCACTCCGTCGGCTGCCGTTTCCTGCTCGAGGCCGCCTGGCGTGTCCGCCCCGCGCTGTACGTGTTTGGACACGCCCATGCCGGCCGCCGCGTGGAGAGGGTCTACTACGACGACTCCCAGCGCGCGTTGGAGGCCATGGCTGAGCGTCGCTGTGAGTCTGGCTTGCTGTGGGATCGCGGTTTTAGATCGTGCGTCTGGTGGTTCTTCCACGGAGGGCTGTGGCGAGACATGGTCAGTGTGTTCTGGGCCTGGAAGGATGCCCTCGTCGTTCTCTGGAGCGCCGGGAGATCGATCCTCTGGACCCGGATCTGGTGCGGACAACGCTCGCTGGGTAGGGAGGGCTGGATGGTCAACGCTGCGTGCATGGACGGTCGAGGGAGTGGATTGCTCACGGGCCCCGCGACCGTGATCGATCTCTGA